One Rhodoferax ferrireducens T118 DNA segment encodes these proteins:
- a CDS encoding thioredoxin family protein — protein sequence MDIKVLGTGCANCKATIALIDQIAQAKGVTVKLEKMEELRDIMAYGVMSTPGVVINGKVVHAGGIPSRDKIEHWLAAA from the coding sequence ATGGACATCAAAGTACTCGGCACCGGTTGTGCCAACTGCAAAGCCACCATCGCGCTCATCGACCAGATCGCCCAGGCCAAGGGCGTGACCGTCAAGCTGGAAAAGATGGAAGAACTGCGTGACATCATGGCTTATGGCGTGATGAGCACCCCCGGCGTGGTGATCAACGGCAAAGTGGTGCATGCCGGCGGCATCCCCAGCCGTGACAAGATCGAGCACTGGCTGGCGGCAGCGTAA
- a CDS encoding DUF2798 domain-containing protein, with protein sequence MNPQKKFHLVFSLVMGAMMIFLMTLVITFVNVGLNENFVRLWMKAFGIAYVVGVPVIFFLAPVARKMTGRMLGVQG encoded by the coding sequence ATGAATCCGCAAAAAAAATTCCATTTGGTGTTTTCACTGGTCATGGGCGCCATGATGATTTTCCTGATGACGCTGGTGATCACCTTCGTCAATGTCGGTTTGAATGAAAACTTTGTCCGGCTGTGGATGAAGGCCTTTGGCATTGCCTATGTGGTGGGTGTGCCGGTGATTTTCTTCCTGGCACCGGTCGCGCGCAAAATGACCGGGCGGATGCTGGGTGTGCAGGGTTGA